A part of Aegilops tauschii subsp. strangulata cultivar AL8/78 chromosome 2, Aet v6.0, whole genome shotgun sequence genomic DNA contains:
- the LOC120973610 gene encoding uncharacterized protein produces MRIFNAKERALDRINGQWNDSFQLLYTFKAEVEMASPGSVVEIDKHTVPFKINGKSFQKECFRRAFVCFKACWQGFLDGCRPYLAVDATHLTGRWRGQLVAASAVDGHNWLFPVAFCVVEAESEESWVWFLQQLRNIIGTPPGLAIHTDACKGLESAVEIVFPRVVHRECMRHLAHNFKKKFKGKVYDENLWPASYTCSKRKHEHHLRVLYAQNPLVKEYMDAHHGKVWSRSQFNEICKVDYVTSNLAECFNSKFKSVKGLLLWQAFDKMRQMIMIKMALRKRIAETQYVGHQMLPSLIRALHLKARGLKMKCIRSGTYEGEVTYTDTKNRVWRYPVNLSTRECTCRQWQIRGKPCIHALHLMTVIGGADGEVDQYCSEYFSVAKFMSAYADNVPALLGKDQWNIVDPGFKLHAPVITRPPGRPRNQRIRAGEEGRLPKKHACKKCGVLGHIARLCTNAVDASFGEEERWTAANAEENAAAMETEDAVENAAAIEAVENAAANEASCSREKRPRDEEAEDFETMAFDGFEAIREEEEGVIFPTVPLKIIEPIDDRQMVVKCSVSGTTPSTPPREKPQVKPKIKRNKSLKEKSISTRETRSKTVKPAANTRSKSKI; encoded by the exons ATGAGAATTTTCAATGCTAAGGAAAGGGCTCTTGACAGAATTAATGGTCAATGGAATGACAGTTTTCAGCTGCTTTACACTTTCAAAGCTGAAGTGGAGATGGCAAGTCCAGGGAGTGTtgtagagattgacaagcatacAGTTCCATTCAAAATAAATGGGAAATCATTTCAGAAGGAGTGCTTCAGAAGGgcttttgtttgtttcaaggcttgctggcaggggtttctagatggttgcaggccctatttggctgtagatgctacacatttgactggaagatggagaggacagctagtagcagcttctgcagttgatggacacaactggCTATTCCCAGTTGCATTTTGTGTGGTGGAGGCAGAGTCTGAGGAAAGTTGGGTCTGGTTTCTGCAGCAGTTGCGCAACATTATAGGCACACCCCCAGGTTTAGCTATACACACAGATGCTTGCAAGGGTTTAGAGAGTGCAGTGGAAATTGTATTCCCTAGAGTGGTGCATAGGGAATGTATGCGACACCTAGCGCATAATTTCAAAAAGAAGTTCAAAGGTAAAGTTTATGATGAGAACTTATGGCCAGCATCATACACATGCAGCAAAAGGAAGCATGAACACCATTTGAGAGTGTTGTATGCTCAAAATCCTCTTGTGAAGGAGTACATGGATGCACATCATGGTAAGGTGTGGTCAAGAAGCCAATTCAACGAAATCTGCAAAGTAGATTATGTGACCAGTAACCTTGCAGAATGCTTCAATTCAAAGTTCAAGTCAGTGAAAGGGCTCTTGTTGTGGCAAGCATTTGACAAGATGAGGCAAATGATCATGATAAAGATGGCTCTTCGCAAAAGAATTGCAGAAACACAATATGTTGGTCATCAAATGCTCCCATCACTGATTAGGGCATTGCACTTGAAGGCAAGAGGACTGAAGATGAAATGTATTCGATCTGGTACATATGAGGGAGAGGTTACATATACTGACACTAAAAATAGGGTATGGAGGTATCCTGTGAACCTAAGTACTAGAGAATGTACTTGTAGGCAATGGCAGATCCGTGGGAAGCCATGCATACATGCCCTACATCTGATGACCGTTATCGGGGGTGCAGATGGTGAAGTTGATCAATATTGCTCTGAGTATTTCTCTGTTGCCAAATTTATGTCTGCTTATGCTGACAATGTGCCTGCACTATTGGGGAAAGATCAATGGAACATAGTAGATCCAGGGTTCAAACTCCACGCTCCTGTCATTACTAGACCACCAGGAAGACCAAGGAACCAGAGGATTAGAGCAGGTGAGGAGGGTCGTCTACCAAAGAAGCATGCTTGCAAAAAATGTGGAGTTCTGGGGCATATTGCTAGGCTTTGTACCAATGCAGTGGATGCATCATTTGGAGAGGAGGAAAGATGGACAGCGGCCAATGCtgaggagaatgcagcagcaatggagactgaagatgcagtggagaatgcagcagcaattgaagcagtggagaatgcagcagcaaatGAAGCATCTTG CTCTAGGGAGAAAAGGCCAAGAGATGAAGAAGCAGAAGATTTTGAAACCATGGCCTTTGATGGTTTTGAAGCTAtaagagaggaagaggagggggtaATTTTTCCAACTGTGCCTTTAAAGATTATTGAACCCATAGATGACCGTCAAATGGTCGTCAAGTGCTCGGTGAGTGGAACTACTCCATCAACACCTCCACGGGAAAAACCCCAAGTAAAGCCCAAGATCAAAAGGAACAAGAGTCTGAAAGAAAAGAGCATCTCAACTAGGGAAACCAGGAGCAAGACGGTGAAGCCAGCTGCAAACACAAGGAGCAAGTCGAAAATTTGA